A genomic stretch from Telopea speciosissima isolate NSW1024214 ecotype Mountain lineage chromosome 7, Tspe_v1, whole genome shotgun sequence includes:
- the LOC122669153 gene encoding uncharacterized protein LOC122669153, protein MEEVGEFQDWELLGIVQSPVSTETSRDFVEIEGDSEDVIRPDYFSLDSERRCEKRVFERDLCEEGSVESDNPSWVDPSSEPRYGDDAKREAGLEGIVLGRKNSGEFWSDSSSERSVSQKNDLGCVDDARDEVAFEESGESKGIEPKSMDCGEFGTDCGGDGSSPVTVENTEGDSGLVSGDYEQEFKAEGPNGSDSGVMLEVAADVGEVAEGIGAISRHEVKGGEEGKREIVWWKLPFELLKFCVFRVSPVWSLSIAAAMVGVAILGRRLYRMKRKTRAIPLKVTVDDKKVSQFMVRAARLNEAFSVVRRVPIIRPPLPTAGVTPWPVMSLR, encoded by the exons ATGGAAGAAGTAGGGGAGTTTCAAGACTGGGAGTTGCTGGGTATCGTCCAATCACCCGTTTCCACTGAGACTTCGAGAGATTTCGTGGAAATTGAAGGCGACTCTGAAGATGTTATAAGGCCCGATTATTTCTCTCTGGATTCAGAGAGGAGATGCGAGAAAAGGGTCTTTGAACGTGACCTTTGCGAAGAGGGTTCTGTCGAATCTGATAATCCCAGCTGGGTTGATCCTAGTTCGGAACCCAGGTATGGAGATGATGCCAAAAGAGAAGCGGGTTTGGAAGGAATCGTGCTTGGGCGTAAGAATTCGGGAGAATTTTGGTCTGACTCAAGCAGTGAACGATCGGTTTCCCAGAAAAACGATTTGGGTTGTGTAGATGATGCAAGAGACGAAGTGGCTTTTGAAGAATCTGGGGAAAGTAAAGGAATTGAACCTAAAAGTATGGATTGTGGCGAGTTTGGGACCGATTGCGGCGGAGATGGATCTTCCCCTGTAACGGTTGAGAACACTGAGGGAGACTCAGGCTTGGTCTCTGGAGATTACGAGCAAGAATTTAAAGCAGAGGGGCCAAATGGCTCGGATTCAGGTGTTATGTTGGAGGTTGCAGCAGACGTCGGTGAAGTTGCAGAAGGGATCGGAGCCATATCACGCCATGAGgtaaaaggaggagaagaagggaagagggagatTGTTTGGTGGAAGCTTCCTTTTGAGCTTCTCAAATTCTGTGTTTTCAGGGTTAGCCCTGTTTGGTCCTTATCTATCGCTGCTGCTATGGTGGGTGTTGCTATTCTGGGGAGGAGGTTGTACAGGATGAAGAGAAAGACTCGGGCCATTCCTCTTAAGGTCACTGTGGATGATAAG AAGGTGTCTCAGTTCATGGTCCGTGCTGCCCGTCTTAATGAAGCATTCTCGGTCGTTCGTCGTGTTCCAATCATACGACCTCCACTGCCAACAGCTGGGGTGACTCCTTGGCCTGTCATGAGTTTGAGATGA
- the LOC122668256 gene encoding probable protein phosphatase 2C 74 has product MTSEEVKTSTRAWKRPPKIIIPESPVCDFSDVGEVLDNKDFEVQGRDYFLASRRGRRPVMEDGFSVIIDILGDPKQAFFCIFDGHGGRAAVDYVTENLGNNIVVAIGEVGKAEDQVEQAIRKGYLTTDKDFLSKGLSSGTCVATVLLKDGELYVANAGDCRVVLCRKGIGEALTSDHRVSREDEHSRIENLGGYVSYHNGVWRAQATLAVSRAIGDQSLKEWIISEPEIKKLHLTSDCEFLIVASDGLWDKVNNQEAVDVVLRHKITLESCKKLVDISSRRGNKDDATVMVINLQNFVRIR; this is encoded by the exons ATGACTTCTGAAGAGGTTAAAACATCTACAAGGGCTTGGAAGAGACCTCCAAAAATTATTATACCAGAGTCTCCAGTTTGTGATTTTAGTGATGTGGGTGAGGTTTTAGATAATAAGGATTTTGAGGTTCAAGGTAGAGATTACTTTCTAGcaagtagaagaggaagaagaccgGTCATGGAAGATGGATTTAGTGTTATAATTGATATTTTGGGAGACCCTAAGCAG GCATTTTTTTGTATCTTTGATGGCCATGGAGGCCGTGCAGCTGTGGACTATGTTACTGAAAATTTAGGGAATAATATTGTAGTAGCTATTGGGGAAGTTGGCAAAGCAGAAGATCAGGTAGAACAAGCTATTAGGAAAGGCTATTTGACTACAGATAAAGATTTTCTCTCTAAG GGTCTTTCCAGTGGAACATGTGTAGCTACTGTGCTCTTGAAGGATGGAGAATTATATGTAGCAAATGCTGGTGATTGTAGAGTAGTTCTGTGTAGGAAGGGAATAGGGGAAGCATTAACAAGTGACCACCGTGTTAGTAGAGAAGATGAGCACTCTCGAATTGAGAACTTG GGAGGTTATGTGAGTTATCACAATGGAGTCTGGAGAGCTCAAGCTACCTTGGCAGTATCTAGAGCAATAGGGGACCAGAGTTTGAAGGAATGGATAATATCTGAACCAGAGATTAAGAAGCTTCATTTAACATCAGATTGTGAATTTTTGATAGTGGCTTCAGATGGATTATGGGATAAG GTAAATAATCAGGAGGCAGTTGATGTTGTCTTAAGGCACAAGATCACCTTAGAATCTTGCAAAAAATTGGTAGATATATCTTCTCGCCGGGGCAACAAGGACGACGCGACGGTAATggtgatcaatcttcaaaattttGTGAGGAtaaggtga